From the Pomacea canaliculata isolate SZHN2017 linkage group LG4, ASM307304v1, whole genome shotgun sequence genome, one window contains:
- the LOC112563161 gene encoding acidic mammalian chitinase-like produces MAFNRNDAVPAGLYQRTIELKEKNPALKVLLAVGGWQIGSKPFLPMISDEDNMRMWIKNVVSYLRKYGFDGFDMDWEFPATRGSSPEDKYRYTRLMKGLYEEFAEEAEETGREKLILTMATAAGTYFIDQSYEPRKLIHYMDYMLLMTYNYHGQWEKRTGHHTGLWRHRNDAPGEQSELHVEWSIDYWLSQGIPKEKLIVGLATYGMSYTLANPEVHGVHAPAIGGGRMGPFTKETGILSYYEICHNIQNNGWKTGWIEDQGVPYAYGGDQWVGFDNIDSIKMKADLIMKRDLAGAFVWSVEMDDFGGICGDGKYPLLSTVVRILKPYEGIAQHAHAETKPKAKVAERPVVSTSDSHIYTQAVSSPCSNNFSLIIVLSVINPMLHEFKEKVVM; encoded by the exons ATGGCCTTCAACAGAAACGATGCAGTCCCTGCTG GTCTGTACCAGCGCACCATCGAGCTGAAGGAGAAGAACCCTGCACTGAAAGTGTTGCTGGCGGTGGGAGGCTGGCAGATCGGTTCCAAGCCCTTCCTGCCCATGATCAGTGACGAGGACAACATGCGCATGTGGATCAAAAATGTTGTCTCCTACCTGCGCAA GTATGGATTTGATGGGTTCGACATGGACTGGGAGTTTCCGGCCACCCGAGGCAGTTCTCCAGAGGACAAGTACCGCTACACCAGGCTTATGAAG GGTCTTTATGAGGAATTTGCAGAGGAAGCAGAGGAAACAGGTCGTGAGAAACTTATTCTCACCATGGCAACCGCTGCAGGAACCTACTTCATAGATCAGTCGTACGAACCGCGGAAACTTATCCA TTACATGGACTACATGTTGCTGATGACCTACAACTACCACGGCCAATGGGAGAAGAGGACAGGTCATCACACCGGTCTGTGGCGACACCGCAATGACGCTCCAGGTGAACAGTCCGAGCTCCACGTG GAGTGGTCCATCGACTATTGGCTGTCCCAGGGCATTCCCAAGGAGAAGTTGATCGTGGGGCTGGCCACCTACGGCATGTCCTACACCCTGGCCAACCCTGAAGTCCACGGTGTCCATGCTCCGGCTATAGGCGGCGGTCGCATGGGACCATTCACCAAGGAGACCGGAATTCTCTCTTACTATGAG ATCTGCCACAACATCCAGAATAACGGGTGGAAGACGGGGTGGATTGAAGACCAAGGCGTACCTTACGCCTATGGAGGAGACCAGTGGGTGGGATTTGACAACATCGACAGCATCAAAATGAAG GCTGACCTCATCATGAAACGAGACTTGGCCGGGGCTTTCGTCTGGTCAGTTGAAATGGACGATTTCGGAGGGATATGCGGGGATGGCAAGTACCCGCTTCTGTCTACTGTCGTCCGGATACTCAAACCATACGAAGGTATTGCCCAGCATGCGCACGCCGAGACCAAGCCGAAGGCGAAGGTCGCCGAGAGACCTGTTGTTTCCACTTCCGACAGTCACATCTACACGCAAGCTGTAAGTTCTCCTTGTAGTAATAACTTTAGCTTGATTATAGTACTGTCGGTAATCAATCCGATGTTACATGAGttcaaagaaaaagttgtaatgTAA